A region from the Lolium perenne isolate Kyuss_39 chromosome 4, Kyuss_2.0, whole genome shotgun sequence genome encodes:
- the LOC127303960 gene encoding uncharacterized protein, producing the protein MAGDEMVRDPSLYSFRLDFVLCFGVMPVFWSCAPEIGQIWRRVGFLFILLMLWRLEIGATEWSIGVSFNKVVGHECFIDIRSAHAFVSGNPAPQHERFIDIRSAHAFVSGNPAPRVQLKLQLDNSINIIWFICGKWMIIDSYRSTFKEHVLCGVVPLVQDSEDKGQGGQLPDNVFGKDAVVDPKSTVEPLPLPKDKKWVWDITCETIDRCSRQEKTTLRPYKYMAPASWLGT; encoded by the exons ATGGCCGGCGACGAGATGGTGAGGGACCCCTCCCTGTACAGTTTTAGGCTAGACTTTGTTCTGTGTTTTGGTGTGATGCCGGTGTTTTGGAGCTGCGCGCCGGAGATCGGCCAGATCTGGCGCAGGGTAGGGTTCCTCTTCATCCTGTTGATGCTCTGGAGGTTGGAGATCGGTGCGACGGAGTGGAGCATAGGAGTCTCCTTCAATAAGGTCGTG GGCCACGAATGTTTCATCGACATCAGGAGTGCACATGCCTTTGTCTCAGGGAACCCGGCACCACAGCACGAACGTTTCATCGACATCAGGAGTGCACATGCCTTTGTCTCAGGAAACCCGGCACCACG TGTTCAGCTTAAACTGCAACTGGACAACTCAATCAATATCATTTGGTTTATCTGTGGCAAATG GATGATCATTGATTCATACCGTTCTACGTTTAAAG AGCATGTTTTATGTGGTGTGGTACCTTTGGTTCAAGACAGTGAAGATAAAGGACAGGGAGGTCAGCTGCCAGACAACGTGTTTGGCAAGGATGCAGTTGTTGATCCGAAATCAACCGTCGAACCTCTGCCTCTGCCAAAAGATAAAAAATGG GTGTGGGACATAACCTGTGAAACAATCGACCGGTGCAGCCGACAAGAAAAAACAACCCTTAGACCGTACAAGTACATGGCTCCAGCTTCATG GCTGGGTACATAG